The Mycolicibacterium boenickei genome has a segment encoding these proteins:
- a CDS encoding MMPL/RND family transporter has product MSNAHSKPHRPFIGHMVRIFSLPIIVFWVLVVVALGTLVPSLDKVAEARQVPLSPTNSASYQGMLNIGKVFQQYDSDSSAMVVLEGDDKLGDEAHKFYDQIVDKLEADREHVQNVQDFWSDPLTAAGSQSVDGKSAYVQIFLNGSQGTSASHESVAAVRDIVASVPAPPGIKAHVAGNTVLNADTQVAGHQSMATMELVSVAVIIVMLLFIYRSIVTMLVSMVIIGLELFAAQGVTAAAGYVNIIGLTPYAVSMVTMLSLAAGTDYVIFLLGRYHEERSKGLEKEDAFYVAYHGVSHVILGSGLTIAGACMCLTMTTLPYFQTMGLPCAIAILVIIAAALTLAPAVLTVASKFGLLDPKRELSTRGWRKVGTSVVRWPIPIIFVTSLIAIIGFVSLLTYVPQYNDQKFTPADMPANLAMGVADRHFSQARMNPELLMLEADHDLRNPADMLVIDRVAKGVVHMRGIERVQTITRPLGSPIEHSSIPFLLGAQNAGTLQGAKFNNDNSAQMLEQADEMARTVASMERMYTLMTELTATTHSMVGRTHDMVEATKEMRDNLADFDDFFRPLRNYLYWEPHCFDIPICQSMRSIFDTLDGIDKLTDEMQGLTIDMDRMDQLMPQMLPVLRSTIDSMSRMKDFMISTHSVMAGTQAQQQELAKGATEIGLYFDQAKNDDFFYLPPDVFQNPDFERGLKMFVSPDGHAVRYIITHQGDPASVEGIAHVRDLKDVVADAVKGTPLANAKVSLAGTASMYADMQDGVKTDLMIAIIASMILIFAIMLIITRSVVAALVIVGTVAASLGTACGLSVLLWQDILGLGVQWIVIPLSMVILLAVGSDYNLLVVSRLREEIHAGLNTGIIRAVGATGRVVTAAGLVFAFTMASMIVSDLRVIGQLGTTIGIGLIVDTLIVRSFMTPSIAAALGRWFWWPLNTFEITRQGRLDRERKKLDDATAPIPTTTA; this is encoded by the coding sequence ATGAGCAACGCGCATTCGAAGCCCCACCGGCCGTTCATCGGCCACATGGTCCGGATCTTCTCGCTGCCGATCATCGTGTTCTGGGTGCTCGTGGTGGTTGCCCTGGGCACCCTGGTGCCCTCGCTCGACAAAGTCGCCGAGGCCCGGCAAGTCCCGCTCAGCCCGACGAATTCGGCTTCGTACCAGGGGATGCTGAACATCGGCAAGGTGTTTCAGCAGTACGACTCGGACTCGTCGGCAATGGTGGTGCTGGAGGGTGACGACAAACTCGGCGATGAAGCCCACAAGTTCTACGACCAGATCGTCGACAAGCTCGAGGCCGACCGCGAGCACGTACAGAACGTTCAGGACTTCTGGAGCGATCCGCTGACCGCGGCCGGTTCGCAGAGCGTGGACGGCAAGTCCGCGTATGTGCAGATCTTCCTCAACGGCTCGCAGGGCACCAGTGCCAGCCACGAATCGGTGGCCGCGGTGCGCGACATCGTGGCCTCAGTGCCCGCGCCGCCGGGCATCAAGGCCCATGTCGCCGGCAACACCGTGCTCAACGCCGACACCCAGGTCGCCGGGCATCAAAGCATGGCGACGATGGAGTTGGTGTCGGTCGCCGTCATCATCGTGATGCTGCTGTTCATCTACCGGTCCATCGTGACGATGCTGGTGTCGATGGTCATCATCGGCCTGGAACTGTTTGCCGCACAAGGTGTCACGGCAGCAGCGGGCTATGTGAACATCATCGGCCTCACCCCGTACGCGGTCAGCATGGTGACCATGCTCTCCCTGGCCGCGGGAACCGATTACGTGATCTTCCTCCTCGGCCGGTATCACGAGGAGAGATCGAAGGGCCTGGAGAAAGAGGACGCGTTCTACGTCGCGTATCACGGTGTCTCCCATGTCATCCTGGGCTCCGGCTTGACCATCGCGGGTGCGTGCATGTGCTTGACGATGACGACGCTGCCGTACTTCCAGACCATGGGTCTGCCGTGCGCGATCGCGATCCTGGTGATCATCGCCGCCGCCTTGACGCTGGCCCCGGCAGTGCTGACCGTCGCCTCGAAGTTCGGCCTGCTCGATCCCAAACGGGAGCTCTCCACCAGGGGCTGGCGCAAGGTCGGCACGTCCGTGGTGCGCTGGCCGATTCCGATCATTTTTGTGACCAGCCTGATCGCCATCATCGGCTTCGTCAGCCTGCTGACGTATGTGCCGCAGTACAACGACCAGAAGTTCACCCCCGCCGACATGCCGGCCAACCTGGCCATGGGGGTGGCCGACCGGCACTTCTCCCAGGCACGCATGAACCCCGAACTGTTGATGCTCGAGGCCGACCACGATCTGCGCAATCCTGCCGACATGCTGGTCATCGATCGCGTCGCCAAGGGCGTGGTGCATATGCGCGGTATCGAACGGGTACAGACCATCACTCGTCCGCTGGGCTCGCCCATCGAGCACAGCTCCATCCCGTTCCTGCTCGGCGCGCAGAACGCCGGCACGCTGCAGGGCGCGAAGTTCAACAACGACAACTCGGCGCAGATGCTGGAGCAGGCCGACGAGATGGCCCGCACCGTCGCGAGCATGGAACGTATGTACACGCTGATGACCGAGCTGACGGCCACCACGCACAGCATGGTGGGCCGCACGCACGACATGGTCGAAGCCACCAAGGAGATGCGCGACAACCTGGCCGACTTCGACGATTTCTTCCGGCCGCTGCGCAACTACCTGTACTGGGAGCCGCACTGCTTCGACATCCCGATCTGTCAGTCGATGCGGTCGATCTTCGACACGTTGGACGGCATCGACAAGCTCACTGACGAAATGCAGGGGCTGACAATCGATATGGACCGTATGGATCAGCTGATGCCGCAGATGCTGCCGGTGCTGCGCTCGACGATTGACTCGATGTCGCGCATGAAGGACTTCATGATCTCGACCCACAGCGTCATGGCCGGCACCCAGGCTCAGCAACAGGAACTAGCCAAGGGCGCCACCGAGATCGGCCTGTACTTCGATCAGGCCAAGAACGACGACTTCTTCTACCTACCACCGGATGTGTTCCAGAACCCCGACTTCGAACGGGGCCTGAAGATGTTCGTCTCACCGGACGGTCACGCGGTTCGCTACATCATCACCCACCAGGGCGACCCGGCCTCGGTCGAGGGCATCGCCCACGTGCGTGACCTCAAAGACGTTGTCGCCGACGCGGTCAAAGGCACACCGCTGGCCAACGCGAAGGTGTCCCTGGCCGGTACCGCATCGATGTATGCCGATATGCAGGACGGAGTCAAGACCGATCTGATGATCGCGATCATCGCGTCGATGATCCTGATCTTCGCGATCATGTTGATCATCACCCGAAGTGTGGTGGCCGCCTTGGTGATCGTCGGCACCGTGGCCGCGTCACTGGGCACCGCATGCGGTTTGTCGGTGCTGTTGTGGCAGGACATTCTCGGGCTCGGCGTGCAATGGATCGTGATCCCGTTGTCGATGGTGATCCTGCTCGCGGTGGGCTCGGACTACAACCTGCTGGTGGTCTCCCGTCTTCGGGAGGAGATCCATGCCGGACTCAACACGGGCATCATCCGCGCCGTGGGTGCCACCGGACGCGTCGTCACCGCGGCCGGGCTGGTGTTCGCGTTCACGATGGCGTCGATGATCGTCAGTGACCTGCGGGTGATCGGCCAGCTGGGCACCACCATCGGTATCGGCCTGATCGTCGACACGCTGATCGTGCGTTCGTTCATGACGCCGTCGATCGCCGCGGCGCTGGGCCGCTGGTTCTGGTGGCCGCTCAACACCTTTGAGATCACCAGGCAGGGCCGCCTCGATCGGGAACGGAAGAAGCTCGACGACGCAACCGCTCCCATTCCGACGACGACGGCATGA
- a CDS encoding MmpS family transport accessory protein has protein sequence MVRLLKKAWIPLVLVVVVALGAYAILRIRESNHHVPRAADGSGITANFNPKHITYEVSGSGGTANLNYLDENGQPHLIENTPLPWSFTIVTTLPSMSANIMAQGDRDVSDLRCRVTVDGEVRDDRASTDTVKPFIYCLVKSV, from the coding sequence GTGGTCCGGTTGCTCAAAAAAGCGTGGATACCGCTGGTGCTGGTGGTGGTCGTCGCTTTGGGCGCGTACGCGATCCTTCGAATTCGTGAGTCCAACCATCACGTACCGAGGGCCGCGGACGGCTCCGGAATTACCGCGAATTTCAATCCGAAGCACATCACGTACGAGGTCAGCGGGTCCGGCGGAACCGCGAATCTGAACTATCTCGACGAGAACGGTCAACCCCATCTCATCGAAAACACCCCGTTGCCTTGGTCGTTCACGATCGTGACCACGCTGCCCTCGATGTCGGCGAACATCATGGCCCAGGGCGATCGTGACGTCAGCGACCTCCGGTGCCGGGTGACCGTCGACGGCGAGGTCCGCGACGACCGGGCGAGTACCGACACCGTCAAACCGTTCATCTACTGCTTGGTGAAATCCGTATGA
- a CDS encoding TetR/AcrR family transcriptional regulator, with product MTVMTGRDDPPDAESKLRRRTDGRLDRSRDAAILNAALAALAENGYVNTNMNDIAARAGVGKAAIYRRWSSKAALITDALVYWRPDLLDDDAPDTGSLEGDFDEIVRRAVRNDEEHFSYDLVLRAAVEATHDPHLASALDDLMLLKGRRVVTAILERAAARGEVAADRDWSLVADVMTGMCLMRVISGQSIDAKFIRDVIDTLILPAVRDR from the coding sequence ATGACCGTGATGACGGGCCGCGACGATCCGCCGGACGCAGAGTCGAAGCTGCGCAGGCGCACCGACGGTCGACTCGACCGGTCGCGTGACGCGGCCATCCTCAACGCGGCATTGGCAGCCTTGGCGGAGAACGGTTACGTCAACACCAACATGAACGACATCGCCGCGCGAGCCGGTGTCGGCAAGGCGGCGATCTACCGCCGCTGGTCGTCGAAGGCCGCGCTGATCACCGATGCACTCGTGTACTGGCGGCCTGACCTGCTGGACGACGATGCGCCTGACACCGGCAGCCTGGAAGGCGATTTCGACGAAATCGTGCGTCGGGCGGTGCGCAACGACGAGGAGCACTTCTCCTACGACCTGGTGCTGAGGGCCGCGGTCGAGGCCACTCACGATCCGCATCTCGCTTCGGCCCTCGACGATCTCATGCTCCTCAAGGGCAGGCGCGTGGTGACCGCGATCCTGGAGCGGGCCGCTGCCCGGGGTGAGGTGGCAGCCGACCGGGACTGGTCACTGGTTGCCGACGTGATGACCGGGATGTGTCTGATGCGGGTGATCAGCGGGCAGAGCATTGACGCGAAGTTCATCCGCGACGTCATCGACACGTTGATCCTGCCTGCGGTGCGCGACCGGTGA